From the genome of Brassica oleracea var. oleracea cultivar TO1000 chromosome C4, BOL, whole genome shotgun sequence:
ATTTTTGTTTTTTGGTCAGTCAGCAAGATCAAAATGTTTTTAAATTTATTTGAGACCTAAAATAAATTTTGTGAACAAAATAATCTATAAATTTTTATTTTTTAAGAGTGGAATGATAGTGACTTAAAACTGTTAAACATCTTTACATTGAAGAATAAAATAAGGAGGTACCAAAATAATGCAAGTGACAACCGAAACAAACTAGCACACCTTTGTTATACAAACAGAAGAAAATTGCACGAAATTGATGAGACTTGTCTTTTAATATATTTTCCCCAAGAACAAATCACAACCGTAAAAGGCATATAATCAAGAAAGTTTTAAGAAAACCAAAAATCCCAAATAGGTAAATAAAAATAATATTAAATCTCAAATAACTTAATAACATAACTTACGCAACACACATGAAATCATCAGTGGTTGCTATGGACCATATCCCTACAAAGCAAGGCCAGGCTCTCGGCCTAGTGGACCGTCAACAGCCACAGGCTCATGCATCTCAATTTACAATACTTTTTAATTTTAAGTACGAATAATTGAAAAAGAGAGACATATATTCATTTTTGTCATAGGCAGTTTGGCTGAAACAATCCAGCTTCTATCCCTCCGGCATGAACACAAGCCGACGCAGCCGGTTTATTACGGTACTTTAATTTCACATCCTTAAGTCGAATTCCGGTACACGGTTTCTTAGGACTACAATTAAGTCTCACTCCAACTTCAGTTGCCGATGTTCCATGTATATCAACGAACAACACATCGCTGATTTTGATACCCGAAACCTGATGTTTTTTTAAAAATAAATTATATGAATAAACTCCAACATTAAGTACCATTATGTATCTGTATTACTTAATCAAATTAGGTATAGTAGTACCTGGCGAGGGCAATTTTCGTTACGAGGACAGTAGTTTTGGTCAATAATTATGGGGTTGTCTACGTTGTTCATTACACAATGTTGAAAGCGGATGTTCCTAGCGAATCCACTACTGGGCCTGGGCCATGATTTGATCCTCGCTCCGTTTTGCGTCCCCGTAAACGTCACCGTTTTCACAGTCACGTTCTGTACACCTGACTCCACTGCATCTTTTCCCAGGCTCCCAATGCTATGCAATATCCCATCCAAAATATTGTCAAAATTTTAATTTTTCTTTTATCAGATCTACTGATATATGAAAGCATATCAATACAAAATATAATTATTAATAGTATTTTATATTCATTTATTCGAATATTATGTTTATACGTGATACTGACATGAGTTATAAATTTTCACCATATGACAGTTTTGTAGTTCATTGAGAAGAATCCATAATAAATGTACATATACCTGATGCCGTGACCGGGACCACATGCTACATTTTCGATCCATAGACCGTTGGTTCCGGGACCGATGGAGACACAATCGTCGCCGGTGGAAATTTTGGTACTGAAGATAGAGACGGTGGAGGAAGACTGAATGTGGATACCGTCTGTGTTGGGGCTGTTTCCTGCGGCTAATACTTTGACTCCTTGAAGCTTTACGTTGTTGCAACCGTTGATGACGAAGTGGAACATCTGGCTGTTGAGTGACGTCAGCCCGGAGACCACAACGTTTCTTGAGCTCTGAAACCCTATGGTCTGTTGATTCACATGATAAAACGTCTCATTTAAATTAAATTATAGATGATAAAAAAATATAAAATAAATAAAATAAATTATAGATGATATTTGATGTATCTATGCATATGGTGTCATGGTTGGTCACTTGGTCCATGTGAATTAGGAATGGTTGAAATGTTTTTAATAAATCGTCAAAACTTCATAATTCAGAAAAGTGTGATTAGTTATATAATTCTTATTTTTGAAATGAATTTAACTAAAGTTTAAATAACTGAATTGAAGGCAAATTGGTCAATCTCTAGCACGTTACGTACCGTGGCTCCTCTAGGACAATTCTTGCCGGATGTTTTACAACCCCATAGAGAAGTTCCTTGAGCGTCAAGAACTCCGCCGTAGCCGTAGACGGTGACTCCGTCAAGATGCTGGAAAAGAATCCAGTAATCTTCATTACCGATAACTCTATAATCAGCCGGAGCCACCAATGTACCGTCTACACGGAACGTGATGTGCTTGCGCTTGCACTTGGAACCGTCGAAATTAAGGCTCCTTAACAAGAACCGGCCTTTAGGAACCACAATGGTCACGGGACGAGACGAGGCACAAGCGGTTTTCCAAACCGCCATAAACTCTTTGGTTGCGTCTGTCTTTCCGTCCGGTTTAGCTCCAAAGGACAAGACATTGTAGGATTGAGCAGAGCAAGAGGAGATGAAGAAGAAGAAGACGAAGAGGACAAGAAGTGAAGCCATTGTATGTCGCTAACTTACACTTGTTCAGAGATAGTTAAAGGAGAGAGTGGAGTAGTGCTGTAGTGGTGGTGGTGTTAGAAGTTTTAACGGTTATGGAATGCATTTATAGTGCTTGTCTTGTATATGAAGAGTGTTTTGTTTGTTTATATATTGGTTTTGGCATGTATAAGAAATTAGGTGTGAATTTGTTTTACATGATTGTTATTATTCATTTAAAACGCATCACATGCAAGTTGAATACTAAGCTCCAAAATATTTTTAAGAAAGTTTTGCTATAGGTGTGAGTAAAATTAGAGCAACGCTGAGCTAAAACTGACAAAAAAATAAATATCATAATTAAATAGCACTTTGGCAAAACATTTTTAGCTTCGGATTTTACAGATTTCAAGGACTGATTCGAGTTTAGTCCTGAATTTTATAAAAATAAAAACTGTTATTAACATGATAAACTTTTATATAAATCTTTTTTGTTCATTTATAAGAGATTAGATAGAAAAACCTCCATCTTTTTATTTATTTTTTTTATTTTTATTTATTTTTATTTTTTTTTATTTTGATAACTACGTATGCCGTTTTTGTGAAAGAATACGTAAAGGACAAAACGTATGCCTCAATTTTCTTTACACCAAAACAGAGTGTGAATGAAATGGTAGGAGAAGAAGAATAAAATGTTGAAAAGTGAAACTGCAATGGTCAATATATTTTTATTGGAGAGCTACATGAAACAATGTACGTGGAATTGCGGGGAGTTAGTTAATTTATGAAAAGAGCACGCAAAGTCTCTGCACTTTTGGCTACACCTCCAACGTGATCAATGCCGCAAAATTAATCTACTTTTGTTTATTTTATTAAATCTAACTTTATTAGCGCAGATCACGCAGTGTGGATACAATCAATATATCACAAATCCATTTTAGACCTTCGGGAAAATGGTATTTTCCGTGATATGATTTATGCTTAATTAGTGTTTTTCTAATTACGCTCAATTACTTAAAGTTCCCGTACTAATATTGTCTGCACAGTGTGATTATTCTATTAAAACTTTAAAAATGTATGGTTGTAAGTATTTTCTGTATCTGACCAGGTCGTAGTCAGTGGAGAAAAGGAAGAGTTGAATTCCATATTATGATAGAAGAATTCGTTAGGCAACCTCAACGCATAGAAACTGTATTGGCTACACTAAAGTAAAAATAATAAATAATTTTAATTAAGAAAATAACTGACCAATAAAAAAAGGATATATGGCAGAAGGAAGTTCTAATGTGATGAGGAAAACATCTCTGCACATCCCTGCACTCATACGGTTTCCTCTTTTCTTTCACTTTTTCCAATATTTTTTATTTTTTTAATCTTAATATACTTAGTAAGAGCCTAGCGTTGGAGCTGGCCATAACCAAACAAGAAGTTCCTGCACTGAGTACTGCTGACTAGCCTGACTTGGTCCGAAGTCCAAACAATGCGTTTGTTATATATATGTTTTGTTAATAAGCGGAAGACTAGGTGACATTTTGAAAAAGAGAAACCATTTTCCACGTATTTGATTTTCTCTTTGTTGTAGCGATCTGAGATCATAATTTATGTTTTGTTTCCTTTCCTATTTAAAGAAAAGGATTAATAAATGAAGAATTAACCCATCAAAAACAACGGCTATGGTTCTCTCGTTTATACTTTTGCTGTTACGTCAAGGTAGCACCAAGTGATTTAAGCGTCTTGCGCATTGATCTTTGGCAATATTGTGGATTCAAATTGTAACTTAAGACAAAAGGGTTAATGGTTGAAAAAAGAGGAAACTAACATTAAATGGTCATGGTTCGCGTTGACTATGCTGTCCAGTGCCTATCAGCCTATGCAATATACACAAGATCAACGCATGTGGCCAAGTATTTTAGTAAACGATTGGCTTTAATGACAATTTTTTTGTCAAAAATAAACGGGGTAAATTACTAGTCAAAGTTCATTAATGAAAATATGTTTGTGAACTTTTGACATAAAAGTCTTAATTTTTTTGTACAAATAGGAAGGATTGTTGCTTACCGTGTACCTAGGTCATATATATAGCAAATGAACAAAAAATATTTGTGCTAAGGTAAGATAATACTCCCTCTGTTCCTGAAAGTAAGATTTTCTAGAGTATGCACGTTTATTAAGAATTTAATAAATATTTATAATTTAATTTATTTTTTACTTTATTATACACTTTCTAATAATTTTTCACCAATGAAATTTAATCAATTAATGTTCCTCAAAAGCATAAAAAAATACCTTAACAATATAGAAAATCTATCTTTGTAGAACAAGAAAAAAATCTAAAACAGCTTACTTTCAGGAACGGATGTAGTATCAAATTATTTTGAAATATGTAACATGTGTGATCGTGTGTTCCCACTCTTTACAAAGCATCCACATGTTACAGTCATTGTCAAACTCAGAGTAACTGTATAAGATCTAAAATCAAATTAAATTGAAAATGTGATGAAAGGTTAAAAAAGACAGACAATAAATCATAAACATATATGGGAAAACAATATTTGGATGATTGGATATTGTAGACCATAGATATAGTGGACGGGTGGAGTAGAGCAACATGTTTACGGAACGTGACAAGTGGAAAATAATACGGAGGAGATATTGGGCCAATGATCACACCGAAAGGTTTTTCAAATTTCCCCTATATTATATGGTTTCCTTATACTTGAATGTTTTCTTAACTCAGACATTTGATTACTCATATTTTTCAAGTTCATGCACTTTCAGTTGACGTGCCAATGGAGAGAAACAGTAAAATATAAGATGAGACGAGACGAGATTTAATTAACTAGTTTGCCGCGTATACTTTTTCCAGTAGTTAATTAACAATGTCAATGGAAGGATCATGTTGCGCCGTATCAATACTAACTGGCATGTTCATGTTCAAGGATCCAATTTTGAGTGTGACTCCATCTTTCCTTACACCGAGAAGAATGGTGCTCCTAAAATTTATGTAATATAGGAAATATATATAATCCAGATTTTGAAAGTCATTCAATTCAAATTTCCGTTGGAAGAGTTTTGTTCTAAGAGAAGTTAAATTATATGGTTTGTATCTAGAACAAAAAAATAGTTTGTATCTCGTTTTAGAAAATACCGGCATAGAGATTCAAAATCTCTTAGCCATT
Proteins encoded in this window:
- the LOC106340539 gene encoding polygalacturonase-like — encoded protein: MASLLVLFVFFFFISSCSAQSYNVLSFGAKPDGKTDATKEFMAVWKTACASSRPVTIVVPKGRFLLRSLNFDGSKCKRKHITFRVDGTLVAPADYRVIGNEDYWILFQHLDGVTVYGYGGVLDAQGTSLWGCKTSGKNCPRGATTIGFQSSRNVVVSGLTSLNSQMFHFVINGCNNVKLQGVKVLAAGNSPNTDGIHIQSSSTVSIFSTKISTGDDCVSIGPGTNGLWIENVACGPGHGISIGSLGKDAVESGVQNVTVKTVTFTGTQNGARIKSWPRPSSGFARNIRFQHCVMNNVDNPIIIDQNYCPRNENCPRQVSGIKISDVLFVDIHGTSATEVGVRLNCSPKKPCTGIRLKDVKLKYRNKPAASACVHAGGIEAGLFQPNCL